One window from the genome of Elaeis guineensis isolate ETL-2024a chromosome 5, EG11, whole genome shotgun sequence encodes:
- the LOC105046238 gene encoding uncharacterized protein → MNRSFRAPEAPQTQAATTMTRGRTLGAVMKDKDEDLALFLEMRKREKERNDLLLLHNSDELDPPLGSKPGSAPIFKIVPSAPARKAGVDDFLNSDNDKNDYDWLLTPPGTPLFPSLDKESNKSPGGNIGTPKARPTVLKSRLANPSDTSSRSTLSSRQATSSSGLNSSTVGTRRPSSSGGPTHTSSRPATPTGRPTLTASSKSSRPSTPTSRATVSSKPAVPPARSSTPARSSTPTSKPSSLVPSRPASRSATPTRRPSTPSSLPASSAPPGRSSSVTKSGPTISKSSAPSRGSSPTVKSRAWKPSDMPGFSLDAPPNLRTSLPDRPSSASRGRPGAPGSRSSSVEAGPSVRPRQQSCSPFRGRASDGNVHKGSSVPAVSRSHLNGGDCLNPVLIGNKMVERVVNMRRLAPPKQDDQRSAHNNLPGKPSLSPDSTGFGRTLSKKSLDMALRHMDIRRSIPNSLRPLMSKVPASSMYSVRSGSSRSRPVSVSDSPLATSSNASSEQSVNNNMICLNGSELEDDLSSEKGGRSSPFGAAAPLTR, encoded by the exons ATGAATCGAAGCTTTAGGGCTCCGGAGGCCCCTCAAACTCAAGCGGCGACGACGATGACGCGGGGAAGGACCCTGGGCGCTGTCATGAAGGACAAGGACGAGGACCTCGCCCTCTTTCTCGAGATGCGCAAGCGCGAGAAGGAGCGGAacgacctcctcctcctccacaacTCCGACGAACTCGATCCCCCACTTG GGTCTAAACCTGGGAGCGCTCCCATCTTCAAGATTGTGCCATCTGCGCCGGCACGCAAGGCTGGTGTCGATGACTTCCTCAACTCCGACAACGACAAGAACGACTACGACTG GCTTCTTACACCGCCCGGTACTCCACTTTTTCCATCTTTGGATAAGGAGTCCAATAAATCTCCAGGAGGCAATATTGGGACTCCGAAAGCTCGTCCGACAGTGCTGAAATCCAGG TTAGCTAATCCCTCAGACACTTCTTCAAGGAGCACCTTGTCCTCAAGGCAAGCAACATCATCGAGTGGCTTGAATTCATCTACTGTGGGAACGAGGAGGCCATCGTCATCTGGCGGTCCTACTCATACTTCATCAAGACCGGCAACTCCGACTGGGCGCCCTACACTAACTGCCAGTTCTAAATCTTCCAGACCTTCCACCCCCACTTCTCGTGCCACAGTATCTTCAAAGCCAGCAGTTCCTCCAGCAAGATCATCAACACCAGCTAGATCATCTACACCCACATCCAAGCCTTCTTCACTTGTCCCCAGCAGGCCTGCATCAAGGTCAGCTACCCCAACAAGACGACCTTCTACGCCATCTAGTCTGCCAGCCAGTTCTGCTCCACCAGGTCGATCTTCTTCTGTCACAAAGTCTGGCCCCACGATATCAAAAAGTTCAGCACCATCACGTGGCAGCTCTCCGACTGTGAAGTCCAGAGCATGGAAACCTTCAGACATGCCTGGCTTTTCCCTTGATGCACCCCCAAATTTGAGGACATCGTTGCCTGATAGGCCCTCTTCAGCTTCTCGGGGTAGACCTGGAGCACCCGGCTCAAGATCATCTTCAGTCGAGGCTGGACCTAGTGTTAGACCGAGACAGCAGTCTTGCTCTCCGTTCAGAGGGAGGGCTTCAGATGGTAATGTCCATAAAGGTAGTTCTGTTCCAGCAGTTAGCAGATCACACTTAAATGGTGGTGACTGCTTAAACCCTGTTCTAATTGGAAATAAGATGGTTGAACGAGTAGTAAACATGAGAAGACTTGCGCCCCCAAAGCAAGATGACCAACGATCGGCCCACAATAACCTCCCTGGGAAGCCATCACTGTCACCGGATAGCACTGGCTTTGGAAGAACACTGTCAAAAAAATCACTAGATATGGCTCTGAGGCATATG GATATAAGGCGGAGCATCCCAAACAGTTTGCGGCCGTTAATGAGTAAGGTTCCAGCATCCTCTATGTATAGCGTGAGATCTGGGTCCTCAAGAAGCAGACCAGTTAGTGTTTCTGACTCTCCTCTTGCCACAAGCAGCAATGCTAGTTCTGAGCAAAGTGTGAATAACAATATGATATGTTTGAATGGAAGTGAACTTGAAGATGATCTCAGCAGTGAGAAAGGAGGCAGATCCTCCCCTTTTGGTGCTGCGGCACCGCTCACCAGATGA